The sequence aTAGAAGAATATGCAATTCTACTCTTATAAGGAACATTGTTATATGTCAACTTGTGGCTTTTGTCGAAGTGTTTTTGGCTAGGAATCAAGTTAGTTTAGAAAGAACAAAGCATTCCTGTATTGTTCTTAATAATGACATAAAACTGCTCTTATTCCATTAgttacagaattaaaaaataagcttGTCTTCTCCTTAAGGCTTAGCCAATTTAGTGAAGAAAGGAAACATAATTGATGCCTGGGTAATTGAAACAATCAACAGTACAACCAAGCACTTAAAATCAATGGTTTATACAAAGATATGATAATAGCAGCATAACCGGGAGGAACATATTCTCTGGGAAAAGTCATTATTTGTGCACCACTGTTTTTATGTTGTACCAAGATTATGAGCAGTAAAAATGTCACTCACAGTTCCCATAAGCAAGATGAAGCTTTGATGGCAGTGGGTACGCAAGAACCTGGAAATGTTGATTAAATTCAGAGCTTCCTCAGTTCCTGGTAACTAACATGTTGTTGAGTTAATTTAGATTTCAGAGAACTGTTAttacagctgattttttttcccctccattcaCAGCAAGCTTTATTTTGGGTGGAATGTAAATACGTGAATGTTGAGAAATCACTAGTACGTATGTAGTCATCTTTTGATAACAAGAGATCATCcttaaaaagcagaatgaagACAGAAATAACCTGTACAACCACCAAGCATTAGTCACACGTAGCTCTTATATAATGCTTACGTCTTCAATCAGcatgctggcagctgggcttcTTTGTAATATTTGTTTGGAGAAGAACATCTCATTTGgcaggggaagaaaatgaagctaAGAGTTAAGGGACATGCTGGGGGGCACACAGTGCTTAGCTGGTGAGAGTATTACAACCAAGAAGTGTCCATCATCCTGCATCAAGCAGAGGCAACAGCAGAGTGGATTCTAtagctgtgtctcctcctgtGCTTTCCTCACTCAAGCCCTGGCCTATTGGGTATTTTTTGAGGCAGAGCAAGTgaatgctctgctgcagcacttctgcagttttcccttttgtttgttGTTCTAGGAAAGGAGGTGTATTTCCTCTTCACTCTATTATGCCTTGATGGaaaggacaaataaaaatatgtagcGTGAAATACCGAAAATGGCTTCTTGCACTTGAAACCCAAAATGTAATAGGCATGAGCCTAACACCAAGAGAGACGCTGACTGGTATGTGCAGATTTTCCTTTGAGGATTTGGCCACTGCACTGTGGCTATGGAATCACAGTAATTATGAAAACGGACCTGATTTTCTGGGGGATAAGCAATTGGTGTACAGAAATTTCCTTGTAATGATTCGTTAAACATTCTGGctgtttccttttgtcctgGTCCTGTTAGCTCATATATATTGAATGTTTGTTCCCAGCTGAAGAGCAAGGCTGTTAAATGGAGGTGGAAACACTCTGCAATCTCATTCTGAAAGTACATTTCTTGaggctgaaaataaatgcattgtAAGGAGGTTTTAATCCTAGCAAGTACAAAAGCTCAGAATACTTTTGGGGGACATTTTTATTGTGAGCTTATTGTTGATAGACATGGAATTGTGTTATGGCTTGGTTTGTCCATAACCATATGTTGtgttttcagttcttctgtTTCGCAATTATGCGTAACAAATGGTGCCATTTTCTTTGATGATGTTCTAAGATGAAATGTCAATGTCCCCAGAGAATACTCAGAACTTTGTGTGACTTCACAtaatttttagaataaaaaagtCAACCCAAAATTTTGAAAACCATGACTTCAGTTATCAAACAAAATGAGATGGCTTTTCTTTAAGGCAAAAGATTAAATTGCATTGCTGTTAGATGACCTataaaattacagtaaaaattatagcaaaagcaatatttttaaaaagcatttatttaacTTGCTATAGAAGGTCTAGGGAAAATGAAGAGGagataattatttataaaaatgtaaggTTGCATACAGAGTGCCATCTGGtagtaattttaaaacacaagtaATTAGTTTATCTTACTTCATGCAGTGTAATTGTGCAACTTGTCGCCACAGGGTTTACAGAGGCCAAAATTGCAATTGGGTTCAGAAAGGAATTGAGTGAGTTTATGGGAGATGTACTAATAAAAGAATACTAAGCAATCTGGATGCAATGCTGCTATTCTTCTAGGATTTCTGGAAGATGTGAGGATTTAGAGGAAATATCTATTTCTGttcaatattattattttttaatgacattCCCCTGTCACAAAATGAATTTAGATTTTCTCACAAAGTTGACAATGTCAGAGTTACAACTATGTGGAGATAGTGGTAGTTAAAAGTTCTTTATAAACCTTGAAGTCACCTACCCTTACTCTCTGAGGTCACATGCACTGACACATAGAAAACTTGCTGCAAGAGGTCTGATGATGCAAAATGATaaatattcctgctttttgtttgCCTTAGGACGCCAAGGCTTGTTGGACCATTCACCACGCAACACAGACTCAAAAGTAAAAGAGAGGAAGCTGCATGGGACTTGTCCTCCCGTTGGCCGTGGAAACTATGAAAAACCATGTTTGGGTGAAAACAGCCACAGGTCCTCATTTTTCAGTCCCCACAATGGTTTTCACACGATACATTCAGAGCACAGTCCTGTGAAGCCAAGGATAATTACAGTGGTGAAACCCGGGGGACGCACACTCAGAAGGATAACCTTGCTTCTCAACAGGAGATCAGTGCAGACCTTTGAGCAGCTGATGGCTGACATTTCAGAAGCTCTGGGATTTCCTCATTGGAAGAATGACCGTGTGAGAAAGCTGTACAATCTGAGAGGCAGAGAAATCCGAAGTGTTTCTGAGTTCTTCCGGGAAGGTGATGCGTTCATAGCTATGGGGAAGGAGCCCCTCACTTTGAAGGACCTGGAGGTGGTATTACAAGAGCTCTATCCTGAAAATCCTtatgctgccagtgctgccattCAGATGAATGAGGAGCAGTCCCAAAAACTGAAGAGCAGGCTGTATGACAAGGCCTCGAAAGTAGACAGTGGCTTTGATGAGACAGAAACAACCAAGAACTGCAGCAATGGCTTGTCTTCCCAGCTAGTAGCTGGACATGAAGGAAAAAGTCAAACCAAGacaaagcaagaggaaaaaatgagaacCAAAAAAAAGTGGACTAGAGAGAGCTGGGGTGGTGAGCATGGAGCAAAGCCTTCTAGGAAAACACGGGAAAGTGAAAGGTACCTTAAGCATGAGAGGAGTTCTGAGGAAGGCTTAGAAGAGAGTTCTGAGGGGGTGCTGAGATGTGAGAAATGCGAACAGGAAAGGCAGGCCAGAGAAAAATTACGGAGGGAAAGGCAGGCAGAGGCCTCATTTGAGGATAGAGACTTGAACACAGGTGTGTGTCAGAGGTACCatgcagaaagaaatacaaaagtCAGGAACAGCCGAAAGTCTCCCGAAACCTGTCTGGAGGGTGAGGAAGTTGGCTGGAAAGATAATGGCAGTAGGAGGATGTGGAAGCCTCTACATAGGATTGTTAATGAAGGgctggagaaacaaaaaaggaacattgagaaagaaaaggatgtgGAGAAGCATGAAAATCATGGGAAGGAAGTAGTAAAAATCAGGAAGAATGCTGTAGAAGGGCTCCAGCTATCCCATGAAGTGAAGGAAGATAATGGAAGTAGCTGTGTAATGCACCAAAGTGGTTGGCTAAAGAAAGACTGTCTGAGGGATGCTGAGAAAATGTCTAAAACACATAGAGAGGGCAGAGAGGGACAAAGGGCTAAAGAGGAAGCTGCCAGAAGAGAGGGGAATGGCACATGTAGAGAGAGTGATATGACTCGACGAGAAAAAACAGGGGAGCGCAGGGTGAGTAAGGAAGACAACAAAACTCAGGGATTGGAAAGCACAAGCCGGAGGCACGTCATTAAAAGCAGAACTGATGTGGAAAAGCACTATGAGATTGGCAGAACTATTGGGGATGGGAACTTTGCAGTGGTGAAGGAATGTCGCCACTGTGATTCCAATCAGATCTATGCAATGAAAATTGTTGATAAATCCAAGCTGATGGGGAAGGAGGACATGATGGAAAGTGAAATCCTCATTATTCGGAGTCTCTCTCATCCCAATATAGTAAGCTTAATTGAGGTGTATGAGACAGAAGCTGAGATCTACTTAATCTTAGAGTATGTCCCAGGAGGGGACTTATTTGATGCAATCATAGAAAGTGTGAAGTTCACAGAGCACGATGCTGCTGTCATGATCACTGACCTGTGTGAAGCCCTGGTTTATATTCACAGCAAGAACATTGTCCACAGGGACCTCAAACCAGAGAATCTCTTGGTAAGTATTGTCAAACATTTGCATTTGTGCAggaattgaatttattttccttccaattACGTTTCTTTGAATTGTTTTAAGCAAATCCCGTACAGAAATAATGTGCTGTGACAggactgtttaaaaaaatggataCAATGTTGGAGTGAAATTACAATTGCAGTTTGCTTTACATAGATCTGCTGTGCATTGCAAATAGCAGTGGTTGTAGAAAGGAATTTAAGTAAAAATCATCAGATATTCAGGGGTAGTgagcatttgtattttttagaaATCAAGCCTGTTACTTAGCATCCGACTTTTAGGTGTCCAAGGATGAATCATAAAGCATCTTCCTTGTAGACTAAAGGTTATTAGAATTGCTAAATCATCTTATTTATTTGTTGGACTTTTTGTCCACTGCATTTGTATATCTCTCAGACTAGTGTGCTAGTCTTCTAATATAGTGATTTCTATCTTGTGAGTGACAATTTCTTTGCTTAGAAGCAGAAATATTATGCAGTTGATTGATATGATCTGACAGTAAAATGTTTTGGTGAATACAGCATTAAAGTCAGCTCAAACAGTAACTTCAtgccaaagagaaaaattcttgTTTCCATCACATTTCTGAGGCTGCATTCTTTGCATCCAGCACTAAAGTCAATAGAGTTATTGACATGTGTGAATATGCATAGAAATGTTTGTAGTATTGACACTTCTTAATTGTAGCACTTCACATTGGGGGCTGTAACAGTAAACAACTCTCCCTTGCTAAGTGTGTGTTACAGTTTTATATTAGCATTCCTAATTTCCTGATAAACAGATAAATAGCGAGTATTTGCCAGCCTCTAAAAAATTGGATTTCATCTACTTTTTGGAAGTTCAGGGTTAGCCAAACACAAAAAGTAATAGATTATTTAGTCCTATGGGCTATTCAGTGCTtttaagagaattaattttgCACAGAGATCAGTGTGgatttctggagaaaaggagcagtGTAGCCTCAAGGGTAATACAGAGGCTGCATAAGGCTAGGCTGGAACAGTTTGCTCCCAAACCTTTAAACTAAGCAATAGTATCTTCATTAGGTCCTGCTGTGAATCCTGCTTAGTTTAATGAAAATCTTTGGTGTGTGatctctgaaaatgaaagaatgaatgCAACTCTGAATGCAGTAAATGTGACTGGCTGGTTTGCAGGAGAAAGTGGGCTTGTAGGTCCTTCCTTCCTGTGTTTCGTTTGCACAGAGTTTGAACAAAACTTCACATAGAGCTGCATGGCTTTTTCCAGAAGCTGATTTTCCACTATAAACCAAGTCCTGCTCTTTCCTATTTGCTGAAAATAAGCTAATGCTCAATGAAACACCTGAGATCTGATGCTTCATTTCCCTCTATAATACATAATCATCACAGTGATGTAGATAAGCAAAGAAGGGCAAGATAAAGGTCTGTTCCAGTTGTTTTCACATTTAGCTCACAGAACTGCAAAACCGAGAAtgctgggcagtggcagcaTTGTGTAGCTCTGAAATAATCATGTTGCCCCTTctgtcagaagaaaagaaagtcagAATACAATTTTCaaggacagagcagctcccagactGTAGGTATTTTATTGTGCAAGTGTTACCTAAACactgcaggaaataaaattttacctGTTCTAGTTTCACGTTGCTATTAATTTTCTGTGCACATGAGTATTAGATACCATGTACACAAAGTATACTTTTGAAAAGCAAGTCTATTCAACCAT comes from Camarhynchus parvulus chromosome 2, STF_HiC, whole genome shotgun sequence and encodes:
- the DCLK3 gene encoding serine/threonine-protein kinase DCLK3, which codes for MPAAAPPPLHPAAGACCHCQGRQGLLDHSPRNTDSKVKERKLHGTCPPVGRGNYEKPCLGENSHRSSFFSPHNGFHTIHSEHSPVKPRIITVVKPGGRTLRRITLLLNRRSVQTFEQLMADISEALGFPHWKNDRVRKLYNLRGREIRSVSEFFREGDAFIAMGKEPLTLKDLEVVLQELYPENPYAASAAIQMNEEQSQKLKSRLYDKASKVDSGFDETETTKNCSNGLSSQLVAGHEGKSQTKTKQEEKMRTKKKWTRESWGGEHGAKPSRKTRESERYLKHERSSEEGLEESSEGVLRCEKCEQERQAREKLRRERQAEASFEDRDLNTGVCQRYHAERNTKVRNSRKSPETCLEGEEVGWKDNGSRRMWKPLHRIVNEGLEKQKRNIEKEKDVEKHENHGKEVVKIRKNAVEGLQLSHEVKEDNGSSCVMHQSGWLKKDCLRDAEKMSKTHREGREGQRAKEEAARREGNGTCRESDMTRREKTGERRVSKEDNKTQGLESTSRRHVIKSRTDVEKHYEIGRTIGDGNFAVVKECRHCDSNQIYAMKIVDKSKLMGKEDMMESEILIIRSLSHPNIVSLIEVYETEAEIYLILEYVPGGDLFDAIIESVKFTEHDAAVMITDLCEALVYIHSKNIVHRDLKPENLLVQHNADKSTTLKLADFGLAKQVTKPIFTVCGTPTYVAPEILAEKGYGLEVDMWAAGVILYILLCGFPPFRSQDRDQEELFQIIQLGHYEFLSPYWDNISAAAKDLITRLLIVDPQKRYTARQVLQHPWIRTAGKTNSRNLQREVTINIERHFRAQRRKEVVDEDT